One window of the Ananas comosus cultivar F153 linkage group 21, ASM154086v1, whole genome shotgun sequence genome contains the following:
- the LOC109726763 gene encoding uncharacterized protein LOC109726763, with product MVSGEERDRLIDCLNEFRRCNPRIFDGEKVDHWVVEKWLMHMEKLFHDTFVEEQDRMERDLRGLRHRDRTAAEYEREFSRLLHCVPFVGRDDEDKARIFKVGLRLSIFRLVQASNLPIYWEVVNCALIVEKGVEITKEEMRGFDRGKGKRAESASCQLKDYEKNYPIQDLELVVVVFVLKLWRHYLYGERCEVYTDHKSLKYLFAQKELNLRQCKWLELLKNYDLTILYHPRKANVVADALSRKSTQNLAMLVTSQPPLIEEMTQLELEVVAPDTPLRLMPLVVQPTLMDRIKEKQVLDEELQRNRSKITEGMYIPKPPQPVFFSCWKLSKLRLVLKYLEEFGK from the exons ATGGTGTCGGGTGAAGAGCGAGATCGGTTGATTGACTGTTTGAATGAATTCAGGAGGTGCAACCCCCGCATCTTCGATGGGGAGAAGGTAGATCATTGGGTTGTAGAAaaatggttgatgcatatggagaagctgtttcatGATACCTTTGTTGAGGAGCAGGACAGG ATGGAGAGGGATTTGCGTGGTCTGCGACATAGGGACAGGACAGCGGcagagtatgagcgggagttctctcggcttctgcattgtgtaccatTTGTGGGCAGggatgacgaggataaggcccgtaTCTTCAAGGTGGGTCTTCGATTGTCGATCTTCAGGTTGGTCCAGGCGTCGAATCTGCCTATATATTGGGAAGTGGTGAACTGTGCACTTATTGTGGAGAAAGGCGTAGAGATTACTAAAGAGGAAATGAGAGGTTTTGATCGAGGGAAAGGAAAAAG ggcggAAAGTGCTTCTTgccagttaaaggattatgaaaagaactaccctatacAAGATTTAGAGTTGGTAGTCGTAGTTTTTGTATTAAAGCTATGGCGTCATTATCTATATGGTGAGCGGTGCGAGGTATATacagatcacaagagtttaaagtactTGTTTGCACAGAAAGAACTGAACTTGAGGCAATGCAAATGGCTCGAATTGCTCAAGAATTATGATCTAACAATTTTATACCATCCGAGAAAAGCTaatgtggtggcggatgcgctaagtcgcaAGTCGACTCAGAATTTGGCAATGCTTGTAACCTCGCAACCACCATTAATAGAAGAGATGACACAGTTGGAACTAGAAGTTGTGGCTCCCGACACACCTTTGCGGTTAATGCCATTAGTGGTACAGCCTACTCTGATGGATAGgataaaagaaaagcaagttctTGATGAAGAATTGCAAAGGAACCGATCAAAGATCACTGAAGG CATGTATATCCCCAAACCACCCCAACCGGTGTTCTTCTCATGCTGGAAGCTGAGTAAACTCAGG CTTGTTTTGAAGTACTTAGAGGAGTTTGGAAAGTGA